A genomic region of Syntrophales bacterium contains the following coding sequences:
- a CDS encoding type II toxin-antitoxin system VapC family toxin: MKRVVIDASVVLKWYLPDEAHGEKALSFLNGYIANTLKIMGPSLLEYEVTNGLIIAYRRGRFKKEKIVSAVEGFLNLGITLVNLSELYHGAITYCKDYNCSVYDASYLALAREKGIDLITADERLYNNVKKDLDWVKLLGDI; the protein is encoded by the coding sequence GTGAAACGTGTGGTTATTGATGCAAGTGTTGTTCTTAAATGGTATCTCCCCGATGAAGCACATGGAGAAAAGGCCTTGAGTTTTTTAAATGGATATATAGCAAATACTTTGAAAATCATGGGACCGTCTCTGTTGGAGTATGAGGTGACTAACGGACTTATTATTGCTTATAGGCGAGGTCGCTTCAAAAAGGAGAAAATCGTTTCTGCTGTGGAAGGTTTTCTCAATCTTGGAATCACGCTTGTAAATCTTTCTGAACTTTATCACGGGGCCATCACTTATTGCAAAGATTATAACTGTTCTGTCTATGATGCAAGTTATCTGGCCCTGGCAAGGGAGAAAGGCATTGATCTGATCACGGCCGATGAAAGATTGTATAACAATGTAAAGAAAGATCTCGATTGGGTAAAACTGTTAGGTGATATTTAA
- the raiA gene encoding ribosome-associated translation inhibitor RaiA, translating to MQISVTVKNAESEVWFKDYIKERLEKLKKYIDTPIEARVVLSVEKFRNVAEVTLLAAGVNINGKEEAKDMQLAIDSVIEKIERQMKKHKGKIRSRKTSVSKNKDISPVESTSEDYEDLGEDLERSKVVEIRKIVLNPMSLEDAIMEIESSKNRFVLYRDSFSEKVNLIYRREDGNYILIEALS from the coding sequence ATGCAGATTTCTGTAACCGTTAAAAATGCAGAATCAGAAGTTTGGTTCAAGGACTATATAAAAGAAAGATTAGAGAAGCTGAAAAAATATATAGACACACCGATAGAAGCTCGTGTTGTTCTTTCCGTGGAAAAATTCAGAAATGTGGCTGAGGTCACTTTATTAGCCGCAGGGGTAAACATAAATGGTAAAGAAGAAGCCAAAGATATGCAACTTGCCATTGACAGTGTTATAGAAAAGATTGAACGTCAGATGAAAAAACATAAGGGGAAAATAAGAAGCAGGAAAACCAGTGTTTCCAAAAACAAAGACATTAGCCCTGTTGAATCAACATCTGAAGACTATGAAGATTTAGGGGAAGATTTAGAACGCTCAAAAGTGGTAGAAATAAGAAAAATCGTGCTGAATCCGATGTCTCTTGAAGATGCTATTATGGAAATAGAATCTTCTAAAAACAGATTCGTCCTTTACAGGGATTCGTTTTCCGAGAAGGTCAATCTTATATACCGGCGGGAAGATGGAAACTATATTTTGATAGAAGCTCTAAGTTGA
- a CDS encoding LptA/OstA family protein has product MVRKIFLISLAVLVIVSFSKISVRGSEPEKETENKKSAPIQIVSDRLDAYNDRGLVVFSGNVVATQEDKIIKSDKLFLHYKKREGESKKVGSKNIIKAGELEKAEAKGNVRITQGERIVTGENAVFYNDSQKAVVTGNPVMQDGDNIIKGEKIIVLLEENRGIVESTPGSRVTATIYPKETEGEKK; this is encoded by the coding sequence ATGGTAAGAAAAATTTTCTTAATATCGCTGGCCGTGCTGGTAATTGTTTCTTTTTCAAAAATTTCAGTCAGGGGTAGTGAGCCGGAAAAAGAAACTGAAAATAAAAAGAGTGCACCGATACAGATTGTATCAGATCGCCTCGATGCATATAATGACAGGGGGCTTGTCGTATTTTCCGGAAATGTTGTAGCAACCCAGGAAGACAAAATCATCAAATCGGATAAACTATTTCTGCATTACAAAAAGAGGGAAGGGGAGTCTAAAAAAGTAGGATCCAAGAATATTATAAAAGCGGGAGAACTGGAAAAAGCCGAAGCGAAAGGAAATGTTAGAATAACACAGGGTGAAAGGATTGTTACTGGTGAAAACGCAGTTTTTTATAACGACTCACAAAAAGCTGTTGTGACCGGTAACCCTGTCATGCAAGATGGAGACAACATAATCAAAGGCGAGAAGATAATTGTTTTGCTGGAGGAAAATAGAGGTATCGTTGAAAGCACTCCAGGCAGCCGGGTAACGGCAACAATTTATCCAAAAGAAACAGAAGGTGAAAAAAAATAA
- the lptC gene encoding LPS export ABC transporter periplasmic protein LptC, with product MLKKFFKSRKKVLLIGGLLVLVGLSAVCVWLKEGIKTKEDILLKIMSEKIDLRVKDVHYTEVGDPDSIWEINADTARYAKKEKLVFFDNIRVKLIMSDGRTFVMTGKSGRLHTDTKNIEVFGNVEVTSDKGDRFTTDHLNYSSSDKEVYTDKRVTMKNPQIEISGIGMTLSMKNEKVTLLSRVNAVIK from the coding sequence ATGTTAAAAAAATTTTTTAAGTCGAGGAAAAAGGTTCTTCTCATTGGAGGGCTGCTTGTTCTGGTAGGCCTGTCAGCGGTATGTGTGTGGCTGAAAGAGGGCATTAAAACGAAAGAGGATATCCTGCTGAAAATAATGTCAGAAAAGATCGACCTCAGGGTGAAAGATGTCCATTATACCGAGGTGGGTGATCCCGATTCCATCTGGGAGATAAACGCGGATACTGCAAGGTATGCAAAAAAAGAGAAACTCGTTTTTTTTGATAACATCAGGGTAAAGCTCATCATGTCCGACGGCAGGACCTTCGTAATGACCGGAAAATCCGGTCGTTTACATACGGACACAAAGAATATTGAGGTATTTGGAAATGTCGAAGTAACATCAGATAAAGGTGATCGCTTTACAACAGACCATCTCAATTATTCTTCTTCTGATAAGGAAGTGTATACCGACAAACGTGTTACAATGAAAAACCCGCAAATAGAAATAAGCGGAATCGGGATGACTCTTTCGATGAAGAATGAAAAAGTGACGCTATTGTCCAGGGTAAATGCCGTTATAAAATAG
- a CDS encoding ATP-binding protein, whose protein sequence is MITREITQELIESVKEYPVVTVFGPRQSGKTTLVRMTYPDKPYFSMEDPDVRMAAETDPRGFLNNIPDGAILDEIQRSPELLSYIQRIVDEKQKTGMFILTGSHQPDVHQAVSQTLAGRTALLTLLPFSLPELFKYKKKWGAYELIVKGAFPRLHQENLSVTRFYNGYVQTYVERDVRTLLNVKDLNLFQRFLTLLAGRVGQVVNYTSLGNDIGLSVPSVKSWISILKASFVVFELQPFFENINKRVIKSPKIYFTDTGLVSHLLGIETVNQAKRDPLRGGLYENLIILEILKSLYNQGKRPDLFFYRDTHGNEVDLIIKQQRQLIPIEIKSAATFNKDFLKGILKFRELSKDRCRQGYVLYNGKDKYQLNDIFVQNILIHGGLENQEL, encoded by the coding sequence ATGATTACTCGTGAAATAACACAAGAGTTGATTGAATCGGTAAAAGAATATCCGGTGGTAACTGTTTTCGGGCCACGGCAGTCCGGAAAAACCACACTTGTCAGAATGACATATCCGGACAAACCTTATTTCTCAATGGAAGATCCTGATGTCCGCATGGCCGCAGAAACAGATCCACGGGGTTTTCTAAATAATATTCCCGATGGCGCAATACTTGATGAAATACAACGTTCGCCTGAACTTTTATCATATATCCAGAGAATTGTTGATGAAAAGCAAAAAACCGGCATGTTTATTCTGACCGGAAGCCATCAGCCGGATGTTCATCAAGCGGTAAGTCAGACCCTGGCAGGCAGAACAGCCTTGCTGACCCTGCTCCCCTTTTCTCTGCCGGAGCTTTTCAAGTACAAGAAAAAGTGGGGGGCGTATGAACTAATTGTAAAAGGCGCTTTCCCGCGGTTACATCAGGAGAATCTATCCGTTACTCGTTTTTACAATGGATATGTTCAAACTTATGTGGAACGGGATGTAAGAACGCTTCTTAATGTCAAAGATCTGAATTTGTTCCAACGGTTTTTAACGTTGCTGGCCGGTCGCGTCGGACAGGTTGTCAACTATACCTCCCTGGGTAATGATATCGGGCTGTCAGTGCCATCAGTCAAGAGCTGGATAAGTATTTTAAAAGCGTCTTTTGTCGTCTTTGAATTACAACCGTTTTTTGAAAACATCAACAAGCGGGTGATAAAATCTCCAAAAATCTATTTTACTGATACAGGACTCGTTTCACATCTACTGGGAATTGAAACTGTCAATCAAGCCAAACGCGATCCCCTTCGTGGAGGACTGTATGAAAATCTTATCATCCTGGAAATATTGAAATCCCTTTACAATCAAGGTAAACGTCCGGATTTATTTTTCTATCGAGACACTCATGGGAACGAAGTCGATTTAATAATTAAGCAGCAAAGGCAATTAATCCCCATTGAAATCAAATCAGCAGCAACCTTTAACAAAGATTTTTTGAAAGGAATTTTAAAATTCAGGGAACTCTCCAAAGACCGCTGCCGACAGGGATATGTTCTGTATAACGGCAAGGATAAATACCAGCTTAATGACATTTTTGTACAAAATATTCTTATTCACGGGGGGCTGGAAAACCAGGAATTATAG
- a CDS encoding AbrB/MazE/SpoVT family DNA-binding domain-containing protein, which produces MKISSKRQISIPKKVMETMGLQPGDEVEFEIEKNTARLIPIKTVKVPRDQAWFWTPEWQTKEREADQDISAGRYREFDKMKDLLKDLHGED; this is translated from the coding sequence ATGAAAATTAGCAGTAAGAGACAGATATCTATTCCTAAAAAAGTTATGGAGACTATGGGTCTTCAACCGGGAGATGAGGTAGAATTCGAAATAGAAAAAAACACTGCCCGCCTGATCCCTATCAAAACTGTCAAGGTCCCGCGAGACCAGGCATGGTTTTGGACTCCAGAGTGGCAAACAAAAGAGAGGGAGGCAGATCAGGACATATCCGCTGGTCGGTATCGCGAGTTCGATAAAATGAAAGACCTCTTAAAGGATCTCCACGGTGAAGATTAG
- the kdsA gene encoding 3-deoxy-8-phosphooctulonate synthase, producing MKQIILQDFVIGDGAPFVLIAGPCVIENQKETRKIAIFLKRVAGDLGIPLIFKASYDKANRTSINSYRGPGLTKGLQILKDIKEELKIPVLSDVHRFEEIEDSSLVLDVMQVPAFLCRQTDFVKEIAGSGRIINIKKGQFLAPWDMSNILTKVSSTGNENIMITERGTSFGYNNLVSDFRSLPMMRDMGYPVIFDATHSVQFPGGLGNVSGGQRDMIPYLSRAAVAVGIDGLFLEVHPDPERALCDGPNSLYLDALPDLLGTLKKIDGIVKKGK from the coding sequence ATGAAGCAAATAATCTTACAAGATTTCGTTATTGGAGATGGAGCTCCCTTTGTACTTATTGCCGGTCCCTGTGTAATTGAAAATCAAAAAGAAACCAGAAAGATAGCAATATTTCTGAAGAGAGTTGCAGGTGATCTTGGCATACCGTTAATATTCAAGGCATCCTATGACAAGGCAAACCGAACTTCCATAAATTCTTACAGAGGACCCGGTTTGACAAAGGGACTCCAGATTCTAAAGGACATCAAGGAAGAATTAAAAATCCCCGTTCTTTCTGACGTCCATCGTTTTGAAGAGATTGAAGATAGTTCGCTGGTGCTGGATGTAATGCAGGTGCCGGCGTTTCTCTGCCGGCAGACGGACTTCGTAAAGGAGATTGCCGGGAGTGGTAGAATAATAAACATAAAAAAGGGGCAGTTTCTTGCACCCTGGGATATGTCTAACATACTTACAAAGGTTTCATCTACCGGAAATGAAAACATTATGATTACGGAAAGAGGGACGAGTTTTGGTTATAATAACCTTGTTTCTGACTTTCGTTCTCTTCCCATGATGAGAGATATGGGATATCCCGTTATTTTCGATGCCACTCATAGCGTACAGTTTCCCGGCGGTTTGGGCAATGTCTCCGGTGGGCAGAGAGACATGATACCATATCTTTCAAGAGCGGCGGTTGCTGTTGGAATCGACGGCCTGTTTTTAGAGGTTCATCCCGATCCTGAACGTGCACTCTGTGATGGCCCCAATTCTCTTTATCTTGACGCTCTTCCAGATCTTCTTGGTACGTTAAAGAAAATAGATGGAATAGTGAAGAAAGGCAAATGA
- a CDS encoding HAD-IIIA family hydrolase — MMNKSLTLNENLLKKIRCIKLLILDVDGVLTDGRIIIDDLGNETKNFDVRDGHGLKLLMKYGIDVVLLTGRKSKVVEYRAKELDVTEVHQNAKNKVEVLEDILRKRKIKGDSVAYVGDDIVDVPVFSKVGFSVAVADAVIYAREAADYITEKRGGRGAVREICEMILKAQGKWGEIASKYDLN, encoded by the coding sequence ATGATGAATAAATCTCTCACTCTTAATGAAAATTTGTTAAAAAAGATCAGGTGCATCAAACTTTTAATTCTGGATGTCGACGGGGTTCTGACTGATGGAAGAATAATTATTGATGATCTTGGAAATGAAACAAAGAATTTTGATGTCAGGGACGGGCATGGGCTGAAGCTCCTGATGAAATACGGTATTGATGTTGTTCTTTTGACCGGGAGAAAATCAAAAGTGGTAGAATATCGTGCTAAAGAACTTGATGTTACCGAGGTTCATCAGAATGCTAAAAATAAGGTGGAGGTCTTGGAAGATATCCTCCGGAAGAGAAAAATCAAAGGTGATAGCGTTGCGTATGTCGGTGACGATATCGTTGATGTTCCCGTCTTCTCGAAGGTAGGCTTCTCGGTGGCTGTGGCGGATGCAGTAATTTATGCAAGAGAGGCAGCCGATTACATTACGGAAAAAAGGGGAGGAAGAGGCGCGGTCAGAGAGATATGCGAGATGATTCTCAAGGCGCAGGGAAAATGGGGAGAAATTGCCTCTAAATACGACCTGAACTGA
- the lptB gene encoding LPS export ABC transporter ATP-binding protein, whose product MEKLSATGLIKIYGGRRVVNGVNLEINPGEVVGLLGPNGAGKTTIFYMMLGLIKPDGGNIALNGEDISEYPMYIRARKGINYLPQEPSIFRKLTVEENIMAILETLDIDKDERTNRLKELLEELDLSHLSKNRAYSLSGGERRRVEITRALVTSPKYMLLDEPFAGIDPLAVADIQQIIRKLKSKEIGIIVSDHNVRETLSVCDRAYIVNEGTILVEGYPDYIANSEIAKKIYLGDDFQL is encoded by the coding sequence ATGGAAAAACTTTCAGCAACAGGATTAATAAAAATTTATGGTGGCAGACGGGTCGTAAATGGGGTCAATCTGGAAATTAACCCCGGAGAGGTAGTCGGTCTTCTGGGACCCAACGGTGCCGGGAAAACAACAATTTTTTATATGATGTTGGGTCTTATAAAACCAGATGGAGGAAACATTGCACTCAATGGGGAAGATATCAGCGAATATCCCATGTACATCAGGGCGAGAAAGGGTATAAACTATTTGCCCCAAGAGCCGTCAATATTCAGGAAGCTCACAGTCGAAGAAAATATAATGGCAATCCTTGAAACACTTGATATAGATAAAGACGAAAGGACAAACAGGTTAAAGGAACTTCTGGAAGAATTGGATCTCTCTCATCTAAGTAAAAACAGGGCCTACTCACTATCCGGCGGGGAACGAAGAAGGGTGGAAATTACGAGGGCTCTTGTAACATCTCCCAAGTATATGCTTCTCGATGAGCCCTTTGCCGGGATTGATCCCCTTGCGGTGGCAGATATTCAGCAAATAATACGTAAACTTAAATCAAAAGAAATTGGCATAATAGTATCTGATCATAATGTCAGAGAAACTCTTTCAGTTTGCGACAGGGCATATATAGTAAATGAGGGTACCATACTGGTGGAAGGTTATCCGGATTATATCGCCAATAGCGAAATAGCAAAGAAGATTTATCTTGGAGATGATTTTCAGTTATAA
- the xerD gene encoding site-specific tyrosine recombinase XerD: protein MYRYVDEYLNFLAVEKGVSLNTLEAYSRDLIRYVEFMQDGGIKAVGGITSDEVIAYLGKLRKSGLTANSVNRGLAALRGFYKYLIRENIVVENPVANIEFARVWMRLPDTLSMEEMNLLLRQPDTKTFSGIRDKAMLELMYATGIRVSELISLTINSINWQVGYLITIGKGNKERIVPIGKTAIDSLDRYVKDIRQKFLKKTTTNIFFLNRYGRGLTRQGFWKIVKKYVNKAGLQKKVHPHTFRHSFATHLLEGGADLRSVQVMLGHADISTTQIYTHITRERLKKIHKKYHPRG from the coding sequence GTGTATCGTTATGTTGATGAATATCTGAATTTCCTCGCCGTTGAAAAAGGTGTTTCTCTCAATACCCTGGAGGCTTACAGCAGGGATTTGATCAGGTATGTGGAATTTATGCAAGATGGAGGCATTAAAGCCGTTGGAGGTATCACCTCTGATGAAGTTATCGCCTACTTGGGAAAATTGAGAAAAAGCGGCCTGACGGCAAATTCCGTCAATAGAGGACTCGCAGCCCTCAGGGGATTCTATAAATACCTTATTCGTGAAAACATTGTTGTTGAAAATCCTGTAGCCAATATTGAATTTGCCAGGGTCTGGATGCGCCTGCCCGACACTTTGAGCATGGAAGAAATGAATCTTCTTCTCAGGCAGCCGGACACGAAAACTTTCTCCGGCATAAGGGATAAAGCAATGCTGGAACTCATGTATGCGACCGGAATTCGCGTTTCAGAATTGATTTCGCTAACCATAAACAGCATCAACTGGCAGGTGGGGTATCTGATCACGATTGGAAAGGGCAACAAGGAAAGAATTGTTCCGATAGGTAAAACTGCTATTGATTCTCTGGATCGATATGTTAAGGATATCAGGCAGAAATTTTTAAAAAAAACCACAACAAATATCTTTTTTCTTAACAGGTATGGAAGGGGCCTAACGAGGCAGGGATTCTGGAAGATAGTGAAAAAATATGTTAATAAGGCAGGACTGCAAAAAAAGGTGCACCCTCACACATTCAGGCATTCTTTTGCAACTCATCTTCTGGAAGGGGGAGCAGATCTCCGCTCCGTCCAGGTAATGCTTGGACATGCGGATATATCAACAACTCAAATTTACACTCATATTACCAGAGAAAGATTGAAGAAGATTCATAAGAAATATCATCCCAGAGGCTAA
- the rpoN gene encoding RNA polymerase factor sigma-54 has translation MAFELRQSLKLTQQLIMTPQLQQAIKLLQLSRLELVDMVNQEMEENPLLEEGTADDSFESETAPEIDEIKAIDRTEEITGEGDGKEEFDWDSYLEDYGSTGGTYNREDAGAPSWDNMLTKTTSLTDHLMWQLNLSYLSDSEKQVGRQIIGNLDVNGYLTASLDGISEREAVDISFTEKVLKKIQGLDPPGIAARDLKECLLIQADLLGVSNPLIEVIIKEHLHNLETRNYANIAKKLKVQLSDVLQTVTVISNMNPKPGLPYNEERSQYIIPDVFVFKMGDDYRITLNDDGLPRLRISNFYREILGGINENSGAKSCKTYIKEKLQSATWLIKSIQQRQRTIYRVTESIVKFQKEFFEKGIDCLKPLILRDVADDIEMHESTISRVTTNKYMHSPRGIFELKYFFNSSINRISGDPVASESVKENIKKVIREEDQTKPYSDSRIVEIMEIQGISIARRTVAKYREMMDILPSSKRRKYF, from the coding sequence ATGGCCTTTGAACTCAGACAAAGCCTTAAACTGACTCAGCAGTTGATAATGACACCGCAGCTGCAACAGGCAATCAAGCTCCTTCAGCTTTCGAGACTGGAACTGGTTGATATGGTCAATCAGGAAATGGAGGAAAATCCTCTGCTTGAAGAGGGAACTGCTGATGATTCTTTTGAAAGCGAGACAGCTCCTGAGATTGATGAAATAAAAGCCATTGATAGAACAGAAGAAATTACAGGGGAAGGTGACGGCAAGGAAGAATTTGATTGGGACAGTTATCTTGAAGATTATGGTTCCACAGGGGGGACATATAACCGGGAGGATGCAGGTGCCCCATCATGGGATAATATGTTAACAAAGACAACCTCCCTGACCGATCATCTCATGTGGCAACTCAATCTTTCATACCTTTCAGATTCCGAAAAACAGGTTGGCAGGCAGATAATAGGAAATCTTGATGTTAACGGATATTTGACTGCATCTCTGGACGGAATTTCTGAGCGAGAAGCGGTTGATATAAGTTTTACTGAAAAGGTTCTTAAGAAAATCCAGGGACTTGATCCCCCTGGCATTGCCGCAAGAGATCTGAAAGAATGCCTTCTAATTCAGGCAGATCTCCTCGGTGTTTCAAATCCACTGATAGAAGTGATCATAAAAGAACATTTGCATAATCTCGAAACGAGAAATTATGCCAATATTGCCAAAAAACTTAAAGTTCAGCTCTCTGATGTATTACAAACGGTTACTGTAATAAGTAATATGAATCCCAAGCCGGGACTTCCTTACAATGAAGAAAGATCTCAGTATATTATTCCTGACGTATTTGTTTTCAAGATGGGTGATGATTATAGGATTACTTTGAATGACGATGGTTTGCCAAGGCTTAGAATAAGCAATTTTTACAGAGAAATTCTTGGGGGCATAAACGAAAATTCAGGAGCAAAGAGCTGCAAAACATATATTAAAGAAAAATTGCAATCTGCTACGTGGCTTATTAAAAGTATACAACAGCGGCAAAGAACCATTTATAGAGTAACAGAAAGTATTGTAAAATTTCAAAAAGAGTTTTTTGAGAAGGGAATTGATTGTTTGAAACCGCTGATTCTGAGAGATGTGGCCGATGATATAGAAATGCATGAGTCAACAATAAGCAGAGTGACTACTAATAAGTATATGCATAGCCCGAGAGGAATATTTGAGTTAAAATATTTCTTTAACAGTAGCATAAACAGGATAAGCGGTGATCCCGTAGCGTCGGAGAGCGTCAAAGAAAATATAAAAAAAGTGATCAGAGAAGAAGATCAGACTAAACCATACAGTGACAGTCGAATTGTTGAAATTATGGAGATTCAGGGTATATCTATAGCGAGGAGAACCGTAGCTAAATACAGAGAAATGATGGATATCCTTCCATCATCGAAGAGGAGAAAGTATTTTTGA
- a CDS encoding type II toxin-antitoxin system Phd/YefM family antitoxin, producing MKSITVSIAEGKKGFSGLITKAVEKKEEIVVTKRGKPVAVIVPYDEYKHSKRLEGYRQIMEVRDTFLKSGIQAGEVYKESRDELEGKL from the coding sequence ATGAAAAGTATAACTGTTAGCATTGCTGAAGGTAAAAAGGGGTTCAGCGGCCTTATCACGAAAGCTGTTGAAAAAAAAGAGGAGATAGTTGTTACAAAAAGGGGCAAGCCTGTTGCGGTGATTGTTCCCTATGATGAATACAAGCATTCCAAACGTCTTGAAGGGTATAGGCAAATAATGGAGGTACGGGACACTTTCTTGAAATCGGGTATTCAGGCAGGCGAGGTTTATAAAGAATCGAGAGATGAGTTAGAGGGGAAACTGTGA
- a CDS encoding tetratricopeptide repeat protein: MMDHYSSKREEKQSEIPKRGLNLPVWVLVIVVLISFAGGMFFDRFYRAKVNKLIFYTSKMKSVFLSTVLGHEPEFYYLDVEKNGKDYRLTKDDVFEVSYRDEFVIKSVSSDSLFGRGIAVDVEGIGHRNDFRVLLKGIELVDKLTTTKKQHSNTDYKIDVRYHDKSIASIPIRVEITPQDWLRFARRSKNEGSQIDYLKRAINMNKKDISVRKMLARVYVRKGMLNSAMSQYQYILKLKPDDTDALVGLSNCYIKKKAYDKSLPIYRRIIRLNPEDASVYANIAFAYGKLGRWENAIANYIASLKVNPNDMMVRYNLAVAYEKNNKIEYAIREYRHVFKKMPHNVNVMAGLASAYFSSGNYDESIKLFKEVIKKQPRNASAYANIGLAYGGKGLWKKELASYKKAISLNPKDPVIHFNLAVAYEKRNRYRDAVAEYSAVLKINPDDTDAMNGLANCYLRDKKYSSAIKLYEEIAKISPRNSSVYAGLGFAYGQTKKYKQATKNYEKALKYGYHPAMEELNLLAEYYVKMKSYNSAIKAYEKMIKLDPKKAEIYSGLAHIYSLKGNTDKEIEYYKKSLSYDQEDYMVYLNLGGAYERKEMYGDALREYTSAYQLNPDSSKAARKIPEMRIKILQQKYKE; the protein is encoded by the coding sequence ATGATGGATCATTACAGTTCTAAAAGAGAAGAAAAGCAGAGTGAAATTCCGAAGAGGGGTTTGAATTTACCCGTTTGGGTGCTTGTTATTGTTGTACTCATATCTTTTGCGGGAGGGATGTTTTTTGATCGTTTCTACAGGGCAAAGGTTAATAAATTAATCTTTTATACCTCTAAGATGAAAAGTGTATTTCTTTCCACTGTCCTGGGACATGAACCGGAATTTTATTATCTGGACGTTGAAAAAAATGGGAAGGACTATAGATTGACAAAAGATGATGTCTTCGAAGTTTCCTATCGTGATGAGTTTGTCATAAAAAGCGTTTCCTCTGATTCCCTCTTTGGCAGGGGAATCGCTGTCGATGTTGAAGGAATAGGACATAGAAACGACTTCAGAGTATTGCTAAAAGGCATTGAATTAGTTGATAAATTAACTACAACAAAGAAACAGCATTCTAACACGGATTATAAAATTGACGTCAGGTATCATGATAAGAGCATTGCCTCGATTCCCATAAGGGTAGAGATTACACCACAGGACTGGTTGAGATTCGCCAGAAGGTCCAAAAATGAAGGTTCGCAGATTGATTATCTGAAGCGGGCAATAAATATGAACAAAAAGGACATCAGTGTCCGCAAGATGCTTGCGCGTGTTTACGTTCGCAAGGGAATGCTAAACAGTGCAATGTCTCAATATCAGTATATTCTGAAGCTAAAACCGGACGATACGGATGCACTGGTTGGATTGTCAAATTGTTACATAAAAAAGAAGGCGTATGACAAGTCACTGCCGATTTACAGGAGGATCATCCGGCTTAATCCCGAGGATGCTTCTGTATATGCTAACATTGCCTTTGCTTATGGGAAACTGGGAAGGTGGGAGAATGCTATTGCAAACTATATTGCATCATTAAAAGTTAATCCGAACGACATGATGGTTCGTTACAACTTAGCGGTTGCCTATGAAAAAAACAATAAAATCGAATATGCTATTAGAGAATACAGACATGTTTTTAAAAAGATGCCGCATAACGTAAATGTTATGGCTGGTCTGGCCAGTGCTTATTTCAGTTCCGGAAACTATGACGAGTCTATAAAGTTATTTAAAGAAGTTATAAAAAAACAACCCCGAAATGCGTCAGCATATGCGAATATCGGACTGGCTTACGGGGGAAAGGGGTTATGGAAAAAAGAATTGGCAAGTTATAAGAAGGCCATATCACTAAACCCGAAAGATCCGGTGATCCATTTTAATTTAGCCGTCGCCTATGAAAAGAGAAATCGTTACCGAGATGCGGTAGCCGAATACAGCGCGGTACTGAAGATCAACCCTGATGATACTGATGCCATGAATGGGCTGGCGAATTGTTATCTCAGGGATAAAAAATACAGCAGTGCAATCAAACTCTATGAAGAGATTGCAAAGATTTCACCCAGGAACAGTTCAGTATATGCCGGTCTTGGATTCGCATATGGACAGACAAAAAAATATAAACAGGCGACTAAAAACTATGAAAAGGCGCTCAAATATGGTTATCATCCAGCCATGGAGGAATTGAACCTTCTTGCGGAATATTATGTGAAAATGAAGAGTTATAACAGCGCCATCAAAGCCTATGAAAAGATGATTAAGCTGGATCCCAAAAAGGCGGAGATTTACTCAGGGCTTGCTCATATTTATAGTCTTAAGGGTAATACCGACAAAGAAATTGAATACTACAAAAAATCATTAAGTTACGATCAGGAGGACTATATGGTGTATCTTAATCTGGGAGGTGCTTATGAAAGGAAAGAGATGTACGGAGATGCCCTCAGGGAATACACCAGCGCATATCAACTCAATCCCGATTCAAGTAAAGCTGCCAGGAAAATACCGGAGATGAGGATAAAAATATTACAGCAGAAATATAAGGAGTAA